The proteins below come from a single Methanothrix thermoacetophila PT genomic window:
- a CDS encoding DEAD/DEAH box helicase yields MSYLVHPLLKPEAVEKRLFQIDLAARALRGSTLVVMPTGLGKTIVALMVMLARLEKGRVLFLAPTRPLVEQHAAFLRRVLTSPDLVASVTGETDPESRAEIWRSCRIAVSTPQVVENDLLSGRMDLRDVSLVIFDEAHRAAGNYAYVYIAERYRREARDPLVLGMTASPGSEAERIAEICANLGIESIEMKSESDPDVAPFVHHREIEWIKVEVPEQLQKIRGVIDGLVSERMEEINSLGMCRIDPRTSKGELLDLQKRFSSALARGPNQNIFRGISLLAEIMKLKHAVELAETQGVSALRQYLERLAQEARSRGGSKASRRLIEDPRIQHVLSVLKDIDLEHPKLSRALEIIEDQLETSPESRIIVFTNYRDTATALLRFLQANASDAVKPVRFVGQASRENDEGLSQRKQSEILEKFRAGEYNVLIATSVGEEGIDIPSTDMVLFYEPVPSEIRSIQRKGRTGRARTGRVVVLIAKGTRDEAYYWISDRKERTMRRQLQGMAEPLPVDSAVPDTAPISSRASRQISITEICEPDELPLIIVDSRERDMARLLEKTGLRIVLRSLEVGDYVLSERLGIERKTADDLIDSIIDPERDLFRQIGDLARTYDRPLLIIEGQNLYARQVHPNSVRGILATIAVDFGVPIVPTGSIEETAALIALMARREHEAGYRDVKLHGRKTSRTLKEQQEYLISALPGVGPSVARNLLRHFGSVERIMTASEGELMSVDKVGPKTAARIREIVSGEYKG; encoded by the coding sequence ATGTCCTACCTGGTCCATCCGCTCCTCAAGCCGGAGGCCGTTGAGAAAAGGCTCTTTCAGATAGATTTGGCTGCCAGGGCGCTGCGTGGATCGACGCTGGTTGTGATGCCTACCGGTCTTGGAAAGACCATCGTGGCGCTTATGGTCATGCTTGCACGCCTCGAGAAGGGCAGGGTGTTATTCCTGGCGCCGACACGCCCGCTGGTGGAGCAGCATGCAGCGTTTCTCCGCAGGGTTCTCACATCCCCGGATCTAGTCGCCTCTGTGACAGGGGAGACGGATCCCGAGAGCAGGGCTGAGATCTGGAGGAGCTGCAGGATAGCAGTCTCAACTCCTCAGGTCGTGGAGAACGACCTCCTCTCAGGCAGGATGGATCTCAGGGATGTATCACTTGTGATATTCGACGAGGCGCACAGGGCGGCGGGCAACTACGCTTATGTCTACATAGCAGAACGCTACAGGAGGGAGGCAAGGGATCCGCTTGTTCTGGGAATGACAGCGAGCCCTGGAAGTGAAGCAGAGCGGATAGCTGAGATCTGCGCCAACCTCGGGATCGAGAGCATCGAGATGAAGAGCGAGAGCGATCCCGATGTCGCGCCCTTCGTCCACCACAGGGAGATAGAGTGGATAAAAGTGGAGGTGCCGGAGCAGCTCCAGAAGATACGTGGCGTGATAGACGGCCTTGTAAGCGAGCGGATGGAGGAGATCAACAGCCTGGGGATGTGCAGGATAGATCCCAGGACATCAAAGGGGGAACTCCTGGACCTGCAGAAGCGGTTCAGCAGCGCGCTTGCACGTGGACCGAATCAGAACATCTTCAGGGGAATCTCTCTGCTCGCAGAGATCATGAAGCTCAAGCATGCAGTCGAGCTCGCGGAGACCCAGGGAGTGAGCGCTCTGAGACAGTACCTGGAGCGCCTGGCTCAGGAGGCGAGGTCGAGGGGCGGATCGAAGGCGTCCCGCAGGCTAATTGAGGATCCCAGGATACAGCATGTTCTCTCAGTGCTGAAGGATATTGATCTGGAGCACCCGAAGCTCAGCAGGGCGCTCGAGATCATCGAGGATCAGCTTGAGACATCTCCGGAGTCGAGGATAATCGTGTTCACAAACTACCGCGACACAGCGACAGCGCTTCTCAGGTTTCTTCAAGCGAACGCCTCTGATGCTGTGAAACCCGTTCGCTTTGTCGGCCAGGCGAGCAGGGAGAATGATGAGGGGCTGAGCCAGAGAAAGCAGTCAGAGATCCTGGAGAAGTTCAGAGCAGGAGAGTACAACGTCCTCATAGCGACCTCTGTTGGAGAGGAGGGCATAGACATACCATCCACAGATATGGTCCTGTTCTACGAGCCGGTACCCTCTGAGATAAGAAGCATACAGCGCAAGGGCAGAACCGGGCGTGCAAGGACCGGCCGGGTAGTTGTGCTGATAGCGAAGGGAACAAGGGACGAGGCATACTACTGGATAAGCGATCGAAAGGAACGGACCATGAGGAGGCAGCTCCAGGGCATGGCAGAGCCGCTGCCAGTAGACTCTGCTGTACCTGATACAGCTCCAATCTCATCGAGAGCCTCGAGGCAGATCAGCATCACCGAGATATGCGAGCCGGATGAGCTGCCTCTGATTATCGTCGATTCCCGTGAGCGCGATATGGCCAGGCTTCTCGAGAAGACCGGGCTCAGAATAGTCCTGAGGTCTCTTGAGGTTGGTGATTACGTCCTCTCAGAGCGGCTCGGAATAGAGAGGAAGACTGCGGACGATCTCATCGATTCTATCATAGATCCTGAGCGGGATCTCTTCAGGCAGATAGGAGATCTTGCAAGAACATACGATCGGCCGCTGCTGATCATAGAGGGCCAGAACCTCTACGCCCGACAGGTCCATCCGAACTCTGTCAGGGGAATTCTGGCCACAATAGCGGTGGATTTCGGCGTCCCGATCGTGCCCACCGGGAGCATTGAGGAGACTGCAGCTCTGATAGCACTGATGGCGAGAAGGGAGCATGAGGCCGGCTACAGGGACGTGAAGCTGCACGGGAGGAAGACGTCCAGAACGCTGAAGGAACAACAGGAGTACCTCATATCCGCACTTCCCGGAGTCGGGCCGTCAGTGGCGCGCAACCTCCTGCGCCACTTCGGATCTGTGGAGAGGATCATGACAGCGAGCGAGGGGGAGCTGATGTCTGTGGACAAGGTCGGCCCAAAGACTGCTGCCAGGATCAGGGAGATAGTGTCAGGCGAGTACAAGGGGTGA
- the purF gene encoding amidophosphoribosyltransferase produces MRDACGVVGISLGDTNKNVARMIYYALHALQHRGQEAAGICVHDGKSIHSYRGIGLVAEVFTETQIALLPGAVGIGHVRYPTSGAHTLENSQPILVKYRDKTIAVAHNGNLVNSGELRSELEGAGDIFSTTSDTEVIAHLLVKEIQRYDLADAVRAVMRRLVGSYSLAIMCNDTVIGLRDPLGIKPLCIGAIDDGIVVASESVAIDALNGRLIRDVAPGEMVVLRDGEMNCIRLVNSPRPAHCIFEYVYFARPDSIMDTKLIYDVRVNIGSILADEHPADADIVSPIPDSGITMAVGYHQRSGIRYKECLMKNRYVGRTFIMPDQSMREAAVRMKMNTIRPNIEGQRIVLVDDSIVRGTTSRRIVKMVKDAGAQKVHVRIGSPPIIAPCYLGIDMASRDELIAAHKTVAGVETVIDADSLGYVSLEGLIRAIGLPEDHFCTGCLTGIYPLDIPGERSMSSQRRLTDFPPNDGGG; encoded by the coding sequence ATGCGAGATGCATGCGGGGTCGTTGGGATCTCGTTGGGGGACACGAACAAAAACGTGGCGAGGATGATCTACTACGCCCTGCACGCATTGCAGCATCGCGGCCAGGAGGCGGCTGGCATCTGTGTCCATGACGGAAAGTCCATCCACAGTTACCGGGGGATCGGCCTGGTCGCGGAGGTCTTCACCGAGACACAGATAGCCCTTCTGCCCGGGGCCGTGGGTATAGGGCATGTCCGCTATCCGACATCAGGCGCGCACACCCTGGAGAACAGCCAGCCGATTCTTGTGAAATACAGGGATAAGACCATCGCCGTAGCTCACAACGGCAACCTAGTGAACTCAGGAGAGCTGAGATCCGAGCTTGAGGGCGCTGGCGATATATTTTCCACGACATCTGATACAGAAGTCATAGCCCATCTTCTCGTGAAGGAGATACAGAGATACGATCTCGCAGATGCGGTGAGAGCTGTCATGCGCCGGCTAGTCGGCTCCTATTCTCTGGCGATTATGTGCAACGACACGGTTATAGGACTCAGGGATCCGCTTGGGATAAAGCCGCTGTGCATCGGGGCGATCGATGATGGGATTGTGGTGGCATCTGAGAGCGTTGCCATAGATGCACTAAACGGCAGGCTCATAAGAGACGTCGCGCCCGGCGAGATGGTCGTGCTGAGAGACGGGGAGATGAATTGCATCAGGCTCGTGAACTCTCCGAGGCCTGCGCACTGCATATTTGAGTATGTCTACTTCGCGAGGCCTGACAGCATCATGGATACAAAGCTCATATACGACGTCAGGGTGAACATAGGCTCCATCCTCGCGGATGAGCATCCGGCTGATGCGGATATCGTCTCTCCGATTCCCGACTCCGGGATCACGATGGCTGTAGGATACCACCAGCGATCCGGTATACGGTACAAGGAGTGCCTCATGAAGAACCGCTACGTGGGGAGGACGTTCATCATGCCGGATCAATCGATGAGAGAGGCGGCGGTACGCATGAAGATGAACACCATCAGGCCGAACATCGAGGGACAGCGCATAGTTCTGGTGGACGACAGCATAGTAAGAGGCACGACCAGCCGCAGGATCGTGAAGATGGTGAAGGACGCTGGAGCGCAGAAGGTCCATGTGAGAATTGGAAGCCCGCCGATAATAGCGCCCTGCTATCTAGGAATCGACATGGCCAGCAGGGACGAGCTCATAGCAGCGCACAAGACGGTGGCAGGCGTGGAGACCGTCATAGACGCGGACTCTCTGGGATATGTGAGCCTGGAGGGGTTGATTAGAGCTATAGGCCTTCCGGAGGATCACTTCTGCACAGGCTGCCTAACGGGGATATACCCTTTGGATATACCTGGTGAGAGGTCCATGAGCTCACAAAGGCGGTTGACAGACTTCCCTCCCAATGATGGTGGGGGATGA
- a CDS encoding 50S ribosomal protein L37e, protein MSKGTPSMGKCHKRTHVRCRRCGRLSYNFNRKTCVACGFGRSKRLRSYKWMRKAGY, encoded by the coding sequence ATGAGTAAAGGAACGCCCTCTATGGGCAAATGTCACAAGAGGACGCATGTAAGGTGCAGGAGATGCGGCAGGCTCTCATACAACTTCAACAGAAAGACATGCGTCGCGTGTGGGTTCGGCAGGTCGAAGAGGCTCAGAAGTTACAAGTGGATGCGTAAGGCTGGATACTGA
- a CDS encoding LSm family protein: MAQRPLDILNESLNSPVIVRLKDGRAFRGELQGYDIHMNLVLENTEEIAEGTARKIGAVIVRGDNVVYISP; encoded by the coding sequence ATGGCACAGAGGCCGCTTGATATTTTGAATGAATCGCTAAATTCGCCCGTGATAGTTAGACTCAAGGACGGAAGGGCATTTCGCGGAGAGCTCCAGGGATACGATATCCACATGAACCTGGTCCTGGAGAACACCGAGGAGATCGCAGAGGGCACAGCGCGCAAGATCGGCGCTGTGATAGTGCGCGGAGATAACGTAGTCTACATATCGCCATGA
- a CDS encoding RNA-binding protein translates to MRIKSRHHLKGSEVKRILSAIEERIEDPDGLRKASMELAETDEGFEIIIVNGRPLLMIIDGEPFFTVLGAIELSPRGRTVVVDSGAVRFIANGADVMGPGIVQADPEIQTGDLVVVVEERHRKPLAVGRALRAGPEMKGEGKAVESIHHVGDRIWKSIC, encoded by the coding sequence ATGAGGATCAAATCCAGGCACCATCTGAAGGGCAGCGAGGTAAAAAGGATACTGAGTGCAATCGAGGAGCGGATCGAGGATCCAGATGGTCTGAGAAAAGCCTCGATGGAGCTCGCAGAGACGGATGAGGGGTTTGAGATAATAATCGTTAACGGTAGACCTCTTCTGATGATAATAGACGGAGAGCCCTTCTTCACCGTCCTGGGGGCCATCGAGCTATCCCCCAGGGGGAGAACTGTGGTGGTTGATTCGGGCGCTGTTCGCTTCATAGCCAACGGTGCTGATGTGATGGGGCCGGGGATTGTGCAAGCAGATCCCGAGATCCAGACTGGAGATCTCGTCGTGGTCGTGGAAGAGCGGCACAGGAAGCCGCTTGCTGTGGGGAGGGCGCTCAGGGCCGGTCCGGAGATGAAAGGCGAGGGAAAGGCCGTCGAGTCTATACATCATGTTGGCGACAGGATCTGGAAGAGCATCTGCTGA
- a CDS encoding manganese-dependent inorganic pyrophosphatase has protein sequence MADNIYVVGHKSPDTDSVTSAITYANLKNQLGMKDVVPAAAGEINNETKYVLEYFKIAPPVVLNDATDKKVILVDHNEVGQAVDNIMKADILEIIDHHKIGDIQTGKPIFFHNEPVGATGTIIASMYELNGVAISKEMAGLMMAAILSDTVLFKSPTCTDKDKATVEKLSKICGEDPQKFGMEMLKAKSDIKSKTAKDILFGDFKKFDFSGVKAGVGQIEVMDLADLAPKREEILAEMRKALESEKLDMIVLMLTDVIKEASDLLFVGTAAAKEGFEKAFGGKVTNNSIYKEKVLSRKKQVIPPLESAFKK, from the coding sequence TTGGCAGATAATATCTATGTGGTCGGGCATAAGAGTCCGGATACGGATTCCGTGACCTCTGCGATAACATACGCGAATCTGAAGAACCAGCTTGGAATGAAGGATGTCGTCCCCGCAGCTGCAGGTGAGATCAATAACGAGACGAAGTACGTGCTTGAGTACTTCAAGATAGCTCCACCTGTTGTGCTGAATGACGCGACCGATAAGAAGGTGATCCTGGTCGATCATAACGAGGTCGGCCAGGCTGTGGATAACATCATGAAGGCCGACATCCTGGAGATCATCGACCACCACAAGATAGGGGACATACAGACTGGCAAACCGATATTCTTCCACAACGAGCCTGTGGGCGCGACTGGAACGATCATCGCCAGCATGTATGAGCTGAACGGGGTCGCGATATCGAAGGAGATGGCTGGCCTGATGATGGCCGCGATTCTGAGCGATACGGTTCTATTCAAGTCACCCACATGCACTGACAAGGACAAGGCAACAGTTGAGAAGCTCTCGAAGATCTGCGGAGAGGACCCGCAGAAGTTCGGGATGGAGATGCTCAAGGCGAAGAGCGATATAAAGTCGAAGACGGCGAAGGACATACTCTTTGGCGACTTCAAGAAGTTCGACTTCAGTGGGGTCAAGGCAGGCGTCGGCCAGATAGAGGTCATGGATCTCGCGGACCTCGCTCCGAAGCGCGAGGAGATCCTTGCGGAGATGAGAAAGGCCCTGGAGTCCGAGAAGCTGGATATGATTGTTCTGATGCTCACAGATGTCATCAAGGAGGCATCGGATCTGCTCTTCGTCGGCACAGCTGCCGCAAAAGAGGGGTTCGAGAAGGCATTCGGCGGAAAGGTCACCAACAACTCCATCTACAAGGAGAAGGTGCTCTCAAGAAAGAAGCAGGTCATCCCGCCGCTCGAGTCCGCATTCAAGAAGTGA
- a CDS encoding deoxyribodipyrimidine photo-lyase, with protein sequence MAWRLNASLAVVFCLAPQFPGAGDRSYRFMLDGLRELEQRLSSLGIAFIFTHGDPGNVIPEIIDDSGAGMLIADFSPLRIANLEVDGRRSYRNTVSRGERAQHSPFSPLLDRVA encoded by the coding sequence ATGGCCTGGAGGCTGAACGCGTCCCTGGCAGTTGTCTTCTGCCTGGCGCCACAGTTCCCAGGCGCAGGAGATCGCTCTTACAGATTCATGCTTGATGGACTGAGAGAGCTCGAGCAGCGCCTCTCCAGCCTTGGTATCGCGTTCATATTCACACATGGAGATCCTGGCAATGTGATACCTGAGATCATCGATGATTCCGGAGCGGGAATGCTGATAGCAGACTTCAGCCCCCTAAGGATCGCGAACCTGGAAGTCGATGGTCGCAGATCGTATAGAAATACCGTTTCACGAGGTGAACGTGCACAACATAGTCCCTTTAGTCCCTTGCTGGATCGCGTCGCATAA
- a CDS encoding FtsZ/tubulin family protein yields MLNVLMLGVGQCGNRILDAVNRQAFGGSRLAKYYSKQRFPSRVETIAINTAINDLKELKFTAAKDRLHVPNLHGVGANRSKGKQGFWENQEMILEEIEKRGDFDLIFVMTSVSGGTGSSFSPLMIHELKKRYKNATIVPIAVLPFREEGTIYLQNAAFCLREMIEVEADGMILVDNQYLKRFSGDIASAYDRINTMVAQRLLFLIEALDSEMLSVTDLGDFKTVMNGGLRMGTLGYYQADKKSPSIRAAIKNSLREVGLLYPANVDAGEAGRAMIVIQGSREYLNVDEITKEIESLTETIGHVFKGIVIKKGEPRVLSVLSLERAPGLVELYEKAKWAIQEERERKDRARSELYEAFEQINDLEEIY; encoded by the coding sequence ATGTTAAATGTACTCATGTTGGGTGTAGGTCAGTGCGGTAACCGGATTCTGGATGCCGTGAACAGGCAGGCCTTTGGTGGCTCCAGGTTGGCGAAGTACTACTCCAAGCAGAGGTTTCCAAGCCGGGTTGAGACCATCGCCATAAACACCGCCATAAACGATCTCAAGGAGCTCAAGTTCACCGCCGCGAAGGACAGGCTTCACGTGCCGAACCTCCATGGTGTTGGCGCGAACAGAAGCAAGGGTAAGCAGGGCTTCTGGGAAAACCAGGAGATGATCCTGGAGGAGATAGAGAAGCGGGGTGATTTTGATCTGATATTCGTAATGACCTCTGTCTCCGGAGGCACGGGATCGTCATTCTCTCCTCTCATGATCCATGAGCTCAAGAAAAGGTACAAGAATGCCACTATAGTGCCAATCGCTGTACTTCCCTTCCGGGAGGAGGGCACGATATACCTGCAGAACGCCGCATTCTGTCTCAGAGAGATGATTGAGGTCGAGGCAGACGGCATGATACTCGTGGACAACCAGTACCTCAAGCGTTTCAGCGGAGATATCGCATCCGCGTATGACAGGATCAACACAATGGTCGCCCAGAGGCTCCTGTTTCTCATCGAGGCTCTGGACAGCGAGATGCTATCCGTCACAGACCTCGGCGACTTCAAGACCGTGATGAACGGTGGCCTGCGGATGGGCACGCTGGGATACTACCAGGCGGACAAGAAGAGTCCGTCGATCAGAGCAGCGATAAAGAACAGCCTTCGCGAGGTGGGTCTTCTCTATCCTGCCAACGTAGACGCGGGAGAGGCTGGCAGGGCCATGATAGTGATACAGGGCTCCAGAGAATATCTGAATGTTGATGAGATCACAAAGGAGATCGAGTCTCTGACGGAGACCATAGGCCACGTCTTCAAGGGCATAGTGATAAAGAAGGGCGAGCCACGGGTGCTCTCCGTGCTATCACTTGAGAGGGCGCCGGGCCTGGTGGAGCTGTACGAGAAGGCGAAGTGGGCCATCCAGGAGGAGCGCGAGCGGAAGGACAGGGCCAGAAGCGAGCTGTACGAGGCGTTCGAGCAGATAAACGATCTCGAGGAGATCTACTGA
- a CDS encoding COG1361 S-layer family protein, with the protein MRYIFLLLLLAAYVSLAIGDNEDQGVRFQEFTMSIGDRVEIGDYRAELVDIQSLKDGLVVLRVTQGSKFEEQRVVIEGSPNSFNGGAEEGGLTLTITDIFDEESAKLRVEYRESLGTPRKRVAERREPRAAPNLVVEKSFDKTTVNYGDEVKVTVTVKNIGTEAARNIEVYDIPPLAEFAYIAGYPPKIKSELGPGETDSAVYVMRAVKEGLVKVPQIEVRYRDAKDRIKTNTTEPLEIIVAPPKRPNLVARINVTNVTSGETAPIEVRIENTGQATATMVEVSSEVKPPEGLRCTGLDQLIPEIPPGSAKIYTGEMRGERSGNYTISLTVSYRSGDAMSITKTAANVRVIEQEYKYLYYLLVLPLMIVGLWVYKRYKEYKY; encoded by the coding sequence ATGCGATATATCTTTCTGCTTCTCCTTCTCGCAGCGTATGTGTCCCTGGCAATAGGGGATAATGAGGATCAGGGCGTGAGATTCCAGGAGTTCACCATGAGCATCGGAGACCGTGTGGAGATCGGCGATTACAGGGCCGAGCTGGTGGACATACAGTCCCTCAAGGACGGGCTTGTGGTGCTCCGCGTCACCCAGGGCAGCAAGTTCGAAGAGCAGAGGGTTGTGATAGAGGGCAGCCCGAACAGCTTCAACGGAGGCGCGGAGGAGGGGGGCCTGACCCTCACAATAACAGACATATTCGATGAGGAGTCGGCCAAGCTCAGGGTCGAGTACAGAGAGAGCCTGGGCACGCCCAGGAAGAGGGTGGCTGAGAGGCGCGAGCCAAGGGCAGCTCCGAATCTGGTGGTGGAGAAGAGCTTCGATAAGACCACCGTGAACTACGGCGATGAGGTGAAGGTGACAGTAACAGTGAAAAACATCGGGACCGAGGCTGCCAGAAATATAGAGGTCTACGACATACCGCCGCTGGCTGAGTTCGCATACATAGCAGGATATCCGCCAAAGATAAAGAGCGAGCTCGGTCCTGGAGAGACCGATTCCGCGGTCTATGTCATGCGCGCCGTAAAGGAGGGCCTCGTCAAGGTCCCCCAGATAGAGGTCAGGTACAGGGACGCGAAGGACAGGATCAAGACGAACACGACAGAGCCTCTTGAGATAATAGTGGCGCCCCCAAAGAGGCCGAATCTCGTTGCGAGGATAAACGTCACAAATGTCACATCCGGAGAGACAGCCCCGATAGAGGTACGCATAGAGAATACCGGGCAGGCGACTGCAACGATGGTGGAGGTGAGCTCTGAGGTAAAGCCGCCAGAAGGGCTCAGATGCACTGGCCTGGATCAGCTGATTCCTGAGATACCCCCTGGGAGTGCAAAGATTTACACCGGCGAGATGCGGGGGGAGAGAAGCGGTAACTACACCATCTCCCTGACCGTAAGCTACCGCAGCGGAGACGCTATGTCAATCACCAAGACAGCTGCGAATGTACGCGTGATCGAACAAGAGTATAAATATCTGTATTACCTACTCGTTCTACCATTGATGATAGTGGGGTTATGGGTGTACAAAAGATACAAGGAATATAAATACTAA
- the nadC gene encoding carboxylating nicotinate-nucleotide diphosphorylase: MLRSHIERFLEEDLGEWDDSTSIVPDLNVDAAIISKEDCILAGLEEVSELFEYLDVNSEPLFDDGEYATAGAEVMSIQGSARNILRGERVALNILGRMSGIATLTRECVLRAQKVRVACTRKTTPGFRYFEKKAVLIGGGDTHRFNLSGAVMIKDNHIAIMGLEDAIKEARKRASFTKMIEVEVEDLDTMIRAAELGADIIMFDNMNPEEIKRGVAMLEEMGVRSGVILEASGGINPGNLEAYASTGVDVISMGALTRGARWMDFSMEVRNR; this comes from the coding sequence ATGCTACGGTCTCATATTGAGAGATTTCTTGAAGAGGATCTCGGAGAGTGGGATGATTCCACTAGCATAGTTCCAGACCTGAATGTTGATGCGGCGATAATCTCAAAGGAAGATTGTATACTTGCTGGCCTCGAGGAGGTCTCGGAGCTCTTTGAATACCTTGATGTCAATTCGGAGCCCTTATTCGATGATGGAGAGTATGCGACTGCCGGGGCTGAGGTCATGTCCATACAGGGCAGCGCGCGGAACATACTGAGGGGCGAGAGGGTGGCTCTGAACATCCTCGGGAGGATGAGTGGCATAGCGACCCTGACAAGGGAATGCGTGCTCAGGGCACAGAAGGTGAGGGTGGCATGCACGAGAAAGACCACGCCAGGATTCAGGTACTTCGAGAAGAAGGCTGTCCTGATAGGAGGAGGGGACACACACAGGTTCAACCTCTCGGGCGCTGTCATGATAAAGGACAACCACATAGCGATAATGGGCCTGGAGGATGCGATAAAAGAGGCGAGGAAACGCGCCAGCTTCACCAAGATGATCGAGGTCGAGGTGGAGGATCTGGATACAATGATCAGAGCCGCAGAGCTCGGAGCCGATATAATAATGTTCGACAACATGAACCCTGAGGAGATAAAGAGGGGGGTCGCGATGCTCGAGGAGATGGGTGTAAGATCGGGAGTCATACTGGAGGCCTCAGGAGGAATAAATCCCGGCAACCTCGAGGCGTACGCATCGACAGGTGTGGATGTGATATCGATGGGTGCACTTACACGAGGCGCGAGGTGGATGGACTTCAGCATGGAGGTCCGCAATAGATGA